In Mercenaria mercenaria strain notata chromosome 13, MADL_Memer_1, whole genome shotgun sequence, the DNA window AGCCTGATCAccatagctcaccatgagcattgctcaggtgagctaaaaagaaattattatgaTTATAGAATTATATGAATAAAGCCTAAGGAGTTCATTTTGATTACATTACTGACACACCTACAATATATAGGGTCCTGTGATTTTTATAGATAGAAACAAGtttgatttgttttcatattaaagaTTACTTTTTAAGCTGTGTAGAATATTAATTTTTACATGTGTTTTGTGTAAATGCGTATTTGTGTGTATATAATTACTAATATATAACCCTTGTACTATCAGTTtggtgtttttaattttttttttttttgcaagtatgggtttggatgatggaTAGGctgtatttgtaatttagctcAGTGAAAGGTATTCATAATTGGAAAATGTATTTGTGTATACTTATGCTTGCAATATATATAGTTTTTAAATTCTATATGAATGGAATACCTTGAGTTTTTCTTGTTCCAGTTACACACCAAAGGACTATACCACCGGTGATCCAAGTAATCCAAGGTTTTACAACCTTCTTCTGGAAGAGGAAGCGCTCAAGTTTGAACGATGCAAAGATATAAAAAAAGCAGCTTCTGTACAACGATCAATAATATCACTGACAAGTACCAACCATACTTTACTCATTGattttaacctttactctgctaaatatctgaaatgaactggtccatcattcagtttgggtagtaccacttattaccaaagggatgttcactgaaaaattactgactgaatagcgaacagtgcagaccaagaacaATTTGccacaagcaggctaaaggttaattaggGATGCTGGATCACTTCAGTTTGGCATTACGAAATAAAGGGACAATAATTTATACAAGTTTTTTCTCCTCATCACCTACATAGAGCTTTTGGGCTTTTATATCGTCAGTTATGTTCTTTTGTTAAACAGTTCAGAAATACATGTGTTTGCCTCTTTACTATAGCTTTGACATTATTCTTTGGATTTGCTTAATATCAGTTCCTATACAGCCCCAAAATCGTGCATACACTGACgaaatgtttaatattttctcTATTTCTCGCCATCGTTATATCATTATAGAACTTCTTCCACTTGTGGATGCAAACGCGAACATTCCAACAATAGTTCAATATCCTTTCATGAATGCCTGATTTCTCCAGTTTACAAAGTTCGCACAACCACGCATCGAAATTGACGTGGGCGTTATCTTCTTTGATAGCTTTTGTGAATAGATATTTATCTTCTCACTTTCAAgccatttcaaaacaaaatgtggGGTTATACAGTCATTAACAATCGCTCTAACGTGAACTTATGATTTTTGGGTAATTTGCCAAAGCATGATACAATAACTCGAACACATATAATAGTGTATATcaataaaatagttgtttcatttttacCATCCAAATAATTACGCCActgttttgaaaatttcataatTGTGGCTTTGTATGTCTGTTTGGTAGTAACTGCGGTATGTAATGCACTTGTTTCACCTATGAATAACATTAATTCACTGAGAATTTAATGAAATGGGTAATAGACGGGTCTCCCAGAAAAGCATATGCTAAGGACGTACTGTGGAGACGCAATAGTGTTGGAAAAGAGCTTTTGATCCGTATGTCAAGGGTAGAATGCATCAGTTGTAGAATTCAGCCATGGAATCCAAAATACATTTCCAATATTATGGGCTAGTGCCTTTCAAAAAGAAAGAATTCATCACGTGTAAgctgtgaaaaaaaatctttaaattctgTACAGAAGTAACTTGAtgggttttcttttcttttccagATCATGTTAATAGGACATACAACATTGGTGAAACAATTCAAGCAACTGTAACGCTTCATGATGGTTACAATAAACGTAAATATTCAGGAGGCGATCATCTGAGAGCGAGAATACAAAACAAAGTACTAAAGGCATCAGCTCCTTGTATAGTAACTGACAACAAAGATGGAATACAAACGGTTGCGTGTGAGGCATTGTGGACAGGGACTTCAACAATCATCGTAACTCTAGCACATACAGTAGAGACAATTGCTACCAATTATCGTCTTAAAACACAAGTAGGTTTGCAGTTTGTACTACATATTGTACATTTGGGTGATGTCATTTTACTCAATACATGAATGTCAAAGATACAGACAGGATATGTAGAATCCGGACGAACGGACAAACGGATGCTGCAATTACTATATGCCGCTAATTGGGGACATAAATCGTTGTTGTCTGAACAAACGCTGAATACCCGGTATATAGACACTTTCggattatttacaaaaataaaacgtACACTGAAGTATTAACATGATTTAATATATCAGGATTTAACTTCCAGTAACTTGTATGGAGTTttcaaaagttaacattttctTATAAGATTATCATGAATATTAAAACATCAGAAGTACGTCACTCGAACAAGTATGGAATTTTGAAAGGTGAAACGTTTAATCAGTATTATATCTGTCAGTATTTAGCTGTTAAAAATAAGGGTTGATCTGATAATTGGATATCAAAATGATTACATATAAATTACTATTGTCAAGATTTGCAACAAATCGCATTTAAGATTAATAGAGTAATGTAATTACAAGAGTATTGTATCTGTTAAAATATGGGCTGATCATAGAACTGGATTCTCTAGCTATTTACATTTAAGTTGCAACTGTTATGACCTACTGCAAAACACATGCCAGTCCTAGAGTAACCAAAAGCAAAAATCGAAATGTAGTAATGTTATATTACCATAATCAGGTTTTAGCAACTCATGTTCTCGAGGGATTGTTCAAAAGTAGAAACTACAGCGAAATCACTACCTGTCATCCAGACAATATACATCTTCTGAAGCACACAAATTACAGCGAACTTTGTAATATGACATACATGAACTCAGGAATGCCATTTTATTGCGGGAAACCTAAAAGCGAGCATTTGCTGTGCGAAGACTGGCAGTTCGTTAGACAAGCGGAAATGTTCCCGGATTTTCAAACTACACAATGTGAGCAAACGTTATTGAACAGGTAACTCAATAGCTTATTAATACGAATTTCAAGAAATGAAAGATATTATCAGAAAAGTGTGTGATGAAAAAATCTTGTTAAACAAGATATTTCAACTTATGTTAAGGTTTAGAGTGTATTGAAAAGCCTTAAAAAGGTGAATAGATAAATTTATTCAGATATGAGATCACAATAACATACATTTAAACCATGTAGACAATAAAATTTAGCATGACAAATGAAGTTTATTctaaacataattatgcaaaaatatCTACCGGTAGTAGTTTAGAGTTAGTCAAAGAACGGATTTGTTCGATACTTCAACATGTAATCACGTTTACTTATTTGTATTGTTATATGTTTTGGTCCTTTCGAATCATGTAGAACATTCAATTGTTCTGTTAAAGCCGAGttgtgttgtacatttcataacCTTGCATCAGCAAACTCAATCTTCCTAAATTTCATTCACTTAGCGCTCAATATAGGTCTAAGCTGAAGTTTCACTGGTGGTGTTTTCAAGATATTATTTTCCTGTCCTGGTTAGCCAACCAAAATAGAGTAACGTATATGGTCCCGAACATGTCGTTAGGACTCGAAGAATACGTAGGGCTATTTTACTAACCCGTTCGCTGGCATCTGCCCCGGGGTCCACTTCCCAATTTGATTAAGAtctgtatgtaagcttgtatatCAATAACCACTGGTGGGATTCGACACTTGTTCgctgtgatgatttgacatgccGTACGCGATTCCATAACTCTagattgcatttttacaaaattatgcccctttttcaacaaaGTTTTTATGTTTAAGTATTACATgtatgctggtatctcagtattcacAACTAGGTAGGCCGTGAAAGGATTGAAACGCCACACACTTGTTcgctgtgatgatctgacattcAGTGCACTGATCCCATAGCtctcttctttttagctcacccgagccaaaggctcatggtgagcttttgtgaccgctcaatgtccgtcgtccgtccgtcaacaatttctaaaaaaatcttcttcttcaaaaccactttagaattacaccaaacttcatagtaatgatccttgggtgccccctttcaaaattgttcacagaactgaattccatacagaattctggttgccatggcaaccaaaaggaaaaactttaaaaatattcctgtccaaaaccacaggtcatagggctttgatatttggtatgtagcatcatctagtggtcctctaccaagattgttaaaattatccccctatgatcaaatatggccccgctctgggggtcacatggtttacatagacttatttaggaaaaactttaagaatattcttgtccaaaaccacaaggcgtagagccttgatattcggtatgtgacatcatctaatggtcctctatatagattgttcaaattatgcccctggggtgaagcGGTCCTGcctcgggggtcccaagttttacatagacttataaaggaaaaaaaatcttcttgtctgaaaccacaaaacctaggcctttgatatttggtatgtagcattgcctctaccaacattgttcaaattatgccccttgggtgaaaagaggccctgccccgggggtcccaaattttacatagacatataggaaatttttaaaaaaaaattcttgtctgaaagttcaaggcctaggcctttgatatttggaatgtagcattgcctctaccaacattgttcaaattatgccccttgggtgaaaagaggccctgccccgggggtcccaaattttacataggcttatataggaaatttttaaaaaaaaattcttgtctgaaagttcaaggcctaggcctttgatatttggtatgtagcattgcctaatggtcctctaccaagattgttcaaattatgcccctggggtgaaaagaggccctgcccggagtcacttgttatatgagttatgtaggtaaaaatacttcaaaaattatctgatcatatttcctagactgtttaattataattacttgatgacccaaagtaggggtcatttgactgtgacattgacctactgacatactttcttgttttttatgatacagccttgaaatttggatgacatatacagttttgcacatggatctttaaactgactttcagtgactgtgaatgtgacctactgacctactttcttaatattttaacatcagtttgacatttgaaacatgtagctcacattactcaggtgagcgatccagggtcatcatgaccatcttgttttaaCAAAGGTATGATCCTTTTTCTACTAAGCAATTTTAATCTCTTTTTGATCTGTTATTCCTCAAGCCTTATAAGAGAGGAAAGTTCTAcgacaaaaaattttttccctctTTTTCACTGGTTTAtgtctgtatttttatgcccccgaaaattgcactgtccgtccgtctgtgcgtccgtgcttGCATCTATGCAAATTCTCTTCCAGgcttaactctgccatccatgaagggattttgaaaatcttggcatacatgtttaccataatgagaagatgtgtcatgcacaaaacacAGACcactaactccaaggtcaaggtcacacttagaggttaaaggttaacatgatctgttttgtgtccaatccataactctgccattcatcgaGGGATTTTgcaataacttggcataaatgttctccataatgagacgaagtgtcattcacaagacccagaccctagctctaaggtcaaggtcacacttagaagtcaaatgttaacatggtctgtttcttgtctggtccatagctctgccatttatcaagggatttgaaaatatttgacacAGATGTTAACCATATTTAGAAGATGTGTTGAACTTATGACCTGGGTCtcctaggtcaaagtcaaggtcacaaaatgattcatacctaaactattctggcatattttgcgcagacaaatgtagcattcttggacacgcttcgggggcatttgtcaccaatagtgacagctcttgttattattgacAATGATTTTGAATAATTGAATATTGCTGTTCTCCATCAGCTCTTATTTAAATTATGAGGTCCATTGTATACATCTCATGTCCTATCCAGTTTGCCATAAGCCCACACTTAGTAAGAATTACTTACAATGGACTTCATAACTTGAACTAAAtatttagcctttagcctgctggcggcaagtgattctgcctttgcgaccagtgcagacaaagatcagccagcatgatcatggcctgcactgttcgctgttctgttagttaattttcagtgaacaccctttcaaCTAATACAcagtggggaaaccacgtgactaaatcggataacgtgcacgcaaaagtgctaaaaataggcccgcttcaggtatgttttttcactataacttttttgatccgcaattgttttaaacgagatgacgtgcataaaccccgcaataaaaagttctttcagcggatatatgtaacttgatgaaaccccctcccgtttttacgtaatccttgcccaaccgattcgaaagatgcaaaatattttggtaacgaacacgtctgttcacaagttacgcatctaggacatattctgcagagaattttcgctggaatgtaggtttagaataaagcttgtcattgtccaaagtcctgtaccaaatttttaacatgactattcatgaatattgaagatatcgtaagacaaa includes these proteins:
- the LOC123529466 gene encoding uncharacterized protein LOC123529466 isoform X3, with product MKFYVMVKGKTLVLILAALLVIALAFMFHVIRMFNISRPVTPELITSYTPKDYTTGDPSNPRFYNLLLEEEALKFERCKDIKKAASVQRSIISLTNHVNRTYNIGETIQATVTLHDGYNKRKYSGGDHLRARIQNKVLKASAPCIVTDNKDGIQTVACEALWTGTSTIIVTLAHTVETIATNYRLKTQVLATHVLEGLFKSRNYSEITTCHPDNIHLLKHTNYSELCNMTYMNSGMPFYCGKPKSEHLLCEDWQFVRQAEMFPDFQTTQCEQTLLNRGKRTFRQTLSVKVENKIGDNHVIDKPSVPCSSYNSSLLWRSRGQTGFFFNGKWNLRNCFGKASLK